Proteins encoded within one genomic window of Methanothrix harundinacea 6Ac:
- a CDS encoding pyridoxal phosphate-dependent aminotransferase — MKFASHVEEIDISGIRKSFEGAGPGAINLGLGQPDFDTPDHIKQAAIEAIEEGFTGYTMNLGIPELRAALSEKLRLENGLDYAPAEIMVTSGASEALFLAIASVVEEGDEVLMGDPGFVSYAALTRVSQGRPVSVPMDERFHLTAEAVAERVTPRTRALIVNSPNNPTGSVQTREELRALAELAEDHGFALISDEVYEQFIYEGEHASPALYSENVITINAVSKTYAMTGWRLGYLAARGEALENMLKVHQYVQACASSISQRAALAAVSGPQDCVRMMREEFRRRRDVLVEGLRRMGAEMDVPAGAFYAFPKVGDGDAVSARLIKAGVVAVPGSAFGSAARDHIRISYAASMADIRTALERMREIL, encoded by the coding sequence ATGAAGTTTGCAAGCCACGTCGAGGAGATCGACATCTCCGGGATAAGAAAGAGCTTCGAGGGGGCGGGGCCGGGAGCGATCAACCTCGGCCTCGGCCAGCCCGACTTCGACACCCCCGACCACATCAAGCAGGCTGCGATCGAGGCGATCGAGGAGGGGTTCACGGGCTACACCATGAACCTCGGCATCCCTGAGCTCCGGGCCGCCCTATCCGAGAAGCTAAGGCTAGAGAACGGCCTCGATTACGCGCCGGCGGAGATCATGGTGACGAGCGGAGCCAGCGAGGCGCTCTTTCTCGCCATCGCCTCCGTCGTCGAGGAGGGGGACGAGGTCCTGATGGGCGACCCCGGCTTCGTCTCCTACGCCGCCCTCACCCGGGTCTCCCAGGGAAGGCCCGTCTCCGTCCCCATGGACGAGCGGTTTCACCTCACCGCCGAGGCGGTCGCCGAGAGGGTGACGCCGAGGACGAGGGCCCTCATCGTCAACTCCCCCAACAACCCCACCGGCTCCGTCCAGACGAGGGAGGAGCTCCGGGCCCTGGCGGAGCTGGCCGAGGACCACGGCTTCGCGCTCATATCCGACGAGGTCTACGAGCAGTTCATCTACGAGGGGGAGCACGCGAGCCCCGCCCTCTACTCCGAGAACGTCATCACCATCAACGCCGTCTCCAAGACCTACGCCATGACCGGCTGGAGGCTCGGCTACCTGGCGGCTCGGGGCGAAGCCCTGGAGAATATGCTCAAGGTCCACCAGTACGTCCAGGCCTGCGCCTCCTCCATCAGCCAGAGGGCGGCTCTAGCCGCCGTCAGCGGCCCCCAGGACTGCGTCCGGATGATGAGGGAGGAGTTCCGGCGGAGGAGGGACGTCCTGGTGGAGGGGCTCCGGCGGATGGGGGCCGAGATGGATGTGCCCGCCGGCGCCTTCTACGCCTTCCCGAAGGTGGGAGACGGCGACGCCGTCTCTGCGAGGCTGATCAAGGCAGGGGTCGTCGCGGTTCCGGGATCTGCCTTCGGATCGGCGGCAAGAGACCACATCCGGATCTCCTATGCCGCCTCCATGGCCGATATAAGGACGGCCCTGGAGAGGATGAGAGAAATTCTTTAA
- a CDS encoding translation initiation factor IF-5A — protein MKEQVEARELKEGRYVIIDDEPCVIKSIAKSKPGKHGAAKARVDAVGIFDGQKRSTVQPVTAKVYVPIVERKSGQVLTIGESSAQLMDLGDYSTIDVPITEEDREKLEEGKEVPYLLVMGRTKMDIR, from the coding sequence ATGAAAGAGCAGGTGGAGGCTAGAGAGCTGAAAGAGGGAAGGTACGTTATCATCGACGACGAGCCGTGCGTCATCAAGAGCATAGCCAAGTCCAAGCCCGGAAAGCACGGCGCCGCCAAGGCTAGGGTCGACGCCGTCGGGATCTTCGACGGCCAGAAGAGGTCCACCGTCCAGCCGGTGACGGCCAAGGTCTACGTCCCCATCGTCGAGAGGAAGTCGGGGCAGGTCCTGACGATCGGGGAGAGCTCTGCCCAGCTGATGGACCTCGGGGACTACAGCACCATCGACGTTCCCATCACCGAGGAGGACCGGGAGAAGCTGGAGGAGGGGAAGGAAGTCCCCTACCTGCTCGTCATGGGCAGGACGAAGATGGACATCCGTTAA
- the speB gene encoding agmatinase — MFNRSNFADADADPEVADFIIVGAPFDATTCFRSGTREGPEAVRRASYNFETYIHRYSIDFNDLLVADLGDLYLGADPADAMETIRESFGFIPEGATPIFIGGEHSITPSIVAEVARRRGEIGVVVLDAHLDLRDEYGGTRYSHACASRRILEVEGVAGYASIGIRSGDLKEYLYAEERGVSYHSSDEVRERGIEAVLEEALEEVGCDEIYLSIDFDAIDPAFAPGVGTPEPFGLSSWDVRHIVEKVAPKAVGLDANEIAPQYDGGQTASLGAKLIREFIASKAAASR, encoded by the coding sequence ATGTTCAACAGGTCCAATTTTGCGGACGCCGACGCCGACCCGGAGGTGGCGGATTTCATCATCGTAGGGGCTCCCTTCGATGCCACCACCTGCTTTAGGTCCGGGACCCGCGAAGGCCCCGAAGCCGTCCGGCGGGCATCTTACAACTTCGAGACTTACATTCACCGTTACTCCATCGATTTTAACGACCTCCTGGTCGCCGACCTCGGGGACCTCTACCTGGGGGCGGACCCCGCCGACGCCATGGAGACGATCCGGGAGTCCTTCGGCTTCATCCCCGAGGGGGCGACGCCGATCTTCATCGGCGGAGAGCACTCCATTACGCCGTCGATCGTCGCCGAGGTGGCCCGGAGGCGCGGCGAGATCGGCGTCGTCGTCCTCGACGCCCACCTCGACCTCCGGGACGAGTACGGCGGGACGAGGTACAGCCACGCCTGCGCCAGCCGCCGGATCCTGGAGGTGGAGGGGGTAGCAGGCTACGCCTCCATCGGGATTCGGTCCGGCGACCTGAAGGAGTACCTCTACGCCGAGGAGCGGGGCGTCAGCTACCATTCCAGCGACGAGGTCCGGGAGCGGGGGATCGAGGCGGTCCTGGAGGAGGCCCTGGAGGAGGTGGGCTGCGACGAGATCTACCTCTCCATCGACTTCGACGCCATCGATCCCGCCTTCGCTCCGGGGGTCGGGACCCCCGAGCCCTTCGGCCTCTCCTCCTGGGACGTTCGGCACATTGTCGAGAAGGTGGCGCCGAAGGCCGTAGGCCTGGATGCAAACGAGATCGCCCCCCAGTACGACGGGGGGCAGACCGCCTCCCTGGGCGCGAAGTTGATCCGGGAGTTCATCGCCTCAAAGGCGGCGGCTAGCCGGTAG
- a CDS encoding type II toxin-antitoxin system VapC family toxin, which translates to MIVLDTSALIDLFRGSEEIRKFVGEDAATTMISCYEIFAGISHRRSEREEQFFRRFFSGIDVLDFEMRAAEKAGAIMGQLLGQGTPVNALDVLIAGIAITNGAERLISRDRDFEKISQVSELAVLIY; encoded by the coding sequence ATGATCGTCCTCGACACCAGCGCCCTCATCGACCTCTTCAGAGGATCTGAAGAGATCAGAAAATTCGTCGGCGAGGACGCGGCCACCACCATGATAAGCTGCTACGAGATCTTCGCCGGGATCAGCCACAGAAGATCTGAGAGGGAGGAGCAGTTCTTCAGGCGATTTTTCTCCGGCATCGACGTATTGGACTTCGAAATGAGGGCTGCCGAAAAGGCTGGCGCTATTATGGGCCAGCTCCTGGGCCAGGGGACCCCCGTGAACGCCCTGGACGTTTTGATTGCGGGCATCGCTATAACAAACGGTGCGGAGAGGCTGATATCCCGGGATCGAGATTTTGAGAAGATCTCCCAGGTCTCAGAGCTGGCGGTCTTAATTTACTGA
- a CDS encoding antitoxin VapB family protein: MGTRTLSIREETYEMLKREKREGESFSDVIDRLMRR; this comes from the coding sequence ATGGGGACCAGGACCCTTTCGATAAGGGAAGAGACCTACGAGATGCTGAAGCGCGAAAAGAGAGAGGGAGAGAGCTTCAGCGACGTCATCGACAGGCTGATGAGGCGGTAG
- a CDS encoding restriction endonuclease — protein MAVPDFQRLMLPLLRVLGDGEEHSLHEVIESLADQFELTDEERRELLPSGRQAKLANRVGWARTYMKKAGLLESTGRGKFRINDRGLSILRSDPAEINVKSLEQFPEFQEFHRRSSKDDDIDLNDDVTEKTRTPEEILEAGYQNLRRDLAQDLLDRIMGCSPEFFERLVVDLLVAMGYGGSRRDAGEAVGRSGDGGIDGIIKEDKLGLDAVYIQAKRWEGTVGRPAVQAFAGSLMGNRAGKGVFITTSQFTKEANDYVKGIQQPKIVLIDGEQLAQFMIDHDIGVADVATYRVKRVDLDYFGEE, from the coding sequence ATGGCGGTTCCAGATTTTCAAAGATTGATGCTCCCCCTCTTGAGGGTCTTGGGAGATGGTGAAGAGCACAGCCTTCACGAGGTGATAGAGAGCCTGGCAGATCAGTTTGAGCTGACCGACGAAGAGAGGCGCGAGCTCCTCCCCAGCGGAAGGCAGGCGAAGCTAGCCAACCGGGTGGGTTGGGCCAGGACGTACATGAAGAAGGCTGGACTTTTGGAGAGCACGGGGAGGGGCAAGTTCCGGATAAACGATCGAGGTCTCTCGATCCTGAGATCCGACCCGGCTGAGATCAACGTCAAGTCTCTTGAGCAGTTTCCAGAGTTTCAGGAATTTCATCGTAGATCCTCCAAAGATGACGACATCGATCTCAACGATGATGTCACTGAGAAGACGAGAACCCCCGAGGAGATCCTGGAGGCCGGCTACCAGAACCTGAGGAGGGATCTGGCCCAGGACCTTCTCGATCGGATAATGGGATGCTCTCCTGAGTTCTTCGAGAGGCTCGTGGTGGACCTGCTGGTGGCGATGGGCTACGGCGGATCCCGAAGAGATGCCGGGGAAGCCGTCGGCAGGAGCGGCGACGGCGGGATCGACGGGATCATCAAGGAGGATAAGCTCGGCCTCGACGCCGTCTACATCCAGGCCAAGAGGTGGGAGGGGACGGTTGGAAGGCCCGCGGTCCAGGCCTTCGCCGGAAGCCTGATGGGAAACCGGGCAGGGAAGGGTGTCTTCATCACGACGTCTCAGTTCACAAAAGAGGCGAACGATTACGTCAAGGGGATCCAGCAGCCTAAGATAGTCCTGATCGATGGAGAGCAGCTCGCCCAGTTCATGATCGATCATGACATCGGCGTCGCCGACGTCGCCACCTACAGGGTCAAGAGGGTCGATCTGGACTACTTTGGGGAGGAGTGA
- a CDS encoding PD-(D/E)XK nuclease family protein — MKLEVEMETGEADLADEEEPLEPKDLGRLAHQILESLGVGGQTLEALGSAERPRRPPHLLAGRFTEDELREVWTVLDGLKGHRLVREIEAAEKTRTEYQILRPFGGHTLVGRVDKLVKTREGWHIVDFKFADSSAHAPAYEFQMKFYLYLAREIFRPMLGARLFYLKDGGVRDVRLEDEEVEGFEEELRGRIERLGASSGTELNYPD, encoded by the coding sequence GTGAAGCTGGAGGTGGAGATGGAGACCGGGGAGGCGGACCTCGCCGATGAGGAGGAGCCCCTGGAGCCGAAGGACCTGGGGAGGCTCGCCCACCAGATTCTGGAGAGCCTCGGCGTCGGCGGCCAGACCCTCGAAGCCCTCGGATCGGCGGAGCGGCCCCGCCGCCCCCCCCACCTCCTGGCCGGAAGGTTCACCGAGGACGAGCTTCGGGAGGTCTGGACCGTCCTCGACGGGCTGAAGGGCCACCGCCTCGTGAGGGAGATCGAGGCCGCCGAAAAGACGAGGACGGAGTACCAGATCCTCCGCCCCTTCGGGGGGCACACCCTCGTCGGGAGGGTCGATAAGCTGGTGAAGACGAGAGAGGGGTGGCATATCGTCGACTTCAAGTTCGCCGACTCCTCCGCCCACGCTCCCGCCTACGAGTTTCAGATGAAGTTCTACCTCTACCTCGCCCGGGAGATATTCCGGCCTATGCTGGGGGCGCGGCTCTTCTACCTCAAGGACGGGGGCGTCCGGGATGTCCGGCTCGAAGATGAGGAGGTGGAGGGGTTTGAGGAGGAGCTCCGGGGGAGGATCGAGAGGCTGGGGGCCTCCTCTGGCACAGAACTTAATTATCCGGACTGA
- a CDS encoding UvrD-helicase domain-containing protein produces MKGDLFISASAGTGKTYTISKRYLEIFEEAFQAGEEISVGEVAAITFTRKAAGEMKRRIVEGIREKTDPRWTGLLYSIPFAWIGTIDSFAGRILAENGALAGIDPGLRVEAAAGSSALVRRVALRTVWENEALAEPILRVAGLDDLLGALAVGVDGRGKVIAARPAGAVEGGLPLVEDPASAASLAEANRAFLELFRRFDGARRREMDRLGQTDFLGVLLALRDLLLDSPALRARLSGQFRYIIVDEFQDTDHLQKEIVDLLRGRKTRVVYVGDAKQSIYRFRGAEVEVFAEARREVEAGSGTVLELSTNYRSHPGVLDFANRLFAGIFDGAGISGGPEYSPVIPLPVAGKTGDLPRARILFHPEDEGKAAALFIRRMVGREFDFLDRKEDGSGGVNLVPERRKVRYRDFALLLRKLRGGTGDRYAKALREMGIPCYVVGEAGFFDLPEVRGLVSILKVLADPADDLAMTAALLSPAVGLDLQDLARLKARAKAKAIAGEGETDPEGRPRSPPTGSPGAPLFDALGGIEEGDLSPERARRVGRLREVLENFADRKELLTPSAILEEAAELLDYEAHLALADPLRRRTANLRKLMDSSKALDGAGLSLREVIERLDGSGLEDVEPASVEGEETDAVKVMTVHKAKGLEFPIVIVAETSWSDPATPPPFLLRRGGDGGSGPIFSLLPEEKAGEGTFLSEMAEEERRREAEEEERSLYVAATRARDLLAITLSGPKRRGARPWRDLLASIVSGEDGNPEVTPAFLGVLEVVRAADLEPGEDGPAPGGEGSAILPDLTLIDPMEVEDGSLRISPTRLVDPEEHQPFRPGRPPLASLRRQSWR; encoded by the coding sequence ATGAAGGGCGACCTATTCATATCGGCGAGCGCCGGGACGGGGAAGACCTACACCATATCCAAGAGGTACCTCGAGATCTTCGAGGAGGCCTTCCAGGCGGGGGAGGAGATCTCCGTCGGGGAGGTGGCGGCGATAACCTTCACCAGGAAGGCGGCGGGGGAGATGAAGAGGAGGATCGTCGAGGGGATCCGGGAGAAGACAGATCCCCGGTGGACGGGCCTCCTCTATTCCATCCCCTTCGCCTGGATCGGGACGATCGACTCCTTCGCCGGCCGGATCCTGGCGGAGAACGGGGCCCTCGCCGGGATCGATCCCGGCCTCCGGGTGGAGGCCGCCGCCGGCTCTTCGGCCCTCGTCCGGAGGGTGGCCCTCCGGACGGTCTGGGAGAACGAGGCCCTGGCGGAGCCGATCCTGAGGGTCGCGGGCCTCGACGACCTCCTCGGAGCCCTCGCCGTCGGCGTCGATGGGAGGGGGAAGGTCATCGCCGCAAGGCCGGCGGGGGCCGTCGAGGGGGGCCTCCCCCTCGTCGAAGACCCGGCCAGCGCCGCCTCCCTCGCTGAGGCGAACCGGGCCTTCCTGGAGCTCTTCCGCCGCTTCGACGGAGCCCGCCGCCGGGAGATGGATCGGCTCGGCCAGACGGACTTTCTCGGAGTCCTCCTCGCCCTCCGGGATCTCCTCCTGGATAGCCCCGCCCTGAGGGCGCGGCTCTCCGGCCAGTTCCGGTACATCATCGTCGACGAGTTCCAGGACACCGACCACCTCCAGAAGGAGATCGTCGACCTCCTCCGAGGGAGAAAGACGCGCGTCGTCTACGTCGGCGACGCGAAGCAGTCGATATACAGGTTCCGGGGGGCGGAGGTGGAGGTCTTCGCCGAGGCGAGGCGGGAGGTGGAGGCGGGGTCCGGAACCGTCCTGGAGCTCTCAACGAACTATCGGTCCCACCCGGGGGTCCTCGACTTCGCCAACCGCCTCTTCGCCGGGATCTTCGATGGAGCCGGCATCTCCGGCGGTCCGGAGTACAGCCCTGTTATTCCCCTGCCGGTGGCGGGAAAGACCGGCGACCTCCCCCGGGCGAGGATCCTCTTCCACCCCGAGGACGAGGGGAAGGCCGCCGCCCTCTTCATAAGGAGGATGGTGGGCAGGGAGTTCGACTTTCTGGATAGGAAGGAGGACGGATCCGGCGGCGTGAACCTCGTCCCGGAGAGGCGGAAGGTCAGATACAGAGACTTCGCCCTCCTCCTGAGGAAGCTTCGGGGCGGGACGGGGGACCGGTACGCCAAGGCCCTGAGGGAGATGGGGATCCCCTGCTACGTCGTCGGGGAGGCTGGTTTCTTCGACCTCCCCGAGGTCCGGGGGCTCGTCTCGATCCTCAAAGTCCTGGCAGACCCGGCCGACGACCTCGCCATGACGGCCGCCCTCCTCTCCCCGGCCGTCGGCCTCGACCTCCAGGACCTGGCCCGGCTGAAGGCGAGGGCGAAGGCGAAGGCCATCGCCGGGGAGGGGGAGACGGATCCAGAAGGCCGCCCCCGCTCCCCACCCACCGGCAGCCCCGGGGCCCCCCTCTTCGACGCCCTCGGCGGGATCGAGGAGGGAGATCTCTCCCCCGAGAGGGCGAGGCGGGTCGGGCGGCTGAGGGAGGTTCTGGAAAATTTCGCAGATCGTAAAGAACTCCTGACCCCCTCCGCCATCCTGGAGGAGGCGGCAGAGCTCCTCGATTACGAGGCCCACCTCGCCCTCGCCGACCCCCTGAGGAGGAGGACCGCAAACCTCCGGAAGCTGATGGACTCCTCGAAGGCCCTGGACGGGGCGGGGCTCTCCCTTCGGGAGGTGATCGAAAGGCTCGACGGCTCCGGGCTCGAGGACGTGGAGCCCGCCTCCGTCGAGGGCGAGGAGACGGACGCGGTGAAGGTGATGACCGTCCACAAGGCGAAGGGGCTTGAGTTTCCGATCGTCATCGTCGCTGAGACCTCCTGGAGCGATCCGGCGACCCCGCCTCCCTTCCTCCTGAGGAGGGGGGGCGACGGCGGGAGTGGGCCCATCTTCTCCCTCCTCCCGGAAGAGAAGGCCGGGGAGGGGACGTTCCTCTCCGAGATGGCGGAGGAGGAGAGGAGGCGGGAGGCCGAAGAGGAGGAGAGGAGCCTCTACGTCGCCGCCACCCGGGCGAGGGACCTGTTGGCGATCACCCTATCTGGCCCCAAGAGGCGGGGGGCGAGGCCCTGGCGGGACCTCCTCGCATCCATCGTCTCCGGAGAGGACGGAAACCCGGAGGTCACCCCCGCCTTCTTGGGGGTCCTCGAGGTCGTCAGGGCGGCGGATCTGGAGCCCGGGGAGGACGGCCCCGCCCCCGGGGGCGAGGGGTCTGCCATCCTCCCGGACCTCACCCTCATCGATCCGATGGAGGTCGAGGACGGGAGCCTCCGGATCTCTCCGACCCGCCTCGTCGATCCGGAGGAGCACCAGCCCTTCCGGCCGGGCCGGCCCCCGCTCGCAAGCCTGAGGCGGCAGAGCTGGAGGTGA
- a CDS encoding PD-(D/E)XK nuclease family protein: MRRQILRGPALSGKTERLMAAMAEAHREDPTSYTFIAPTPEEAESFAERFARALKGPVPAGNFVTLSKVAEDLHRLAHPGEVLLSRSVVNLLAADAFSDLPADELGVFSPLRSSATFARSAAEAAWDLAIRGEAEIADLLASEEALNLARAVRRGVERVRGRGVFDLADAYRGFDPAGAMEELRNRYGTRLFADGIADLPGAEMGFLLRLLPLFEEATITLDPALWSRGGLEEFLALLAEGGFEEIECRPRDEPLSKGLDSFLLDGPPHPASDLRGLVSVESHPDPEAETFALCREAKRLISEGLRPEDISIVVADPATRGREILRALQDAGVPARLLAGESLLEKKTVQVLLLPFRAAASGYPPELILTLLDGSLPTSPRELEALASAAGLLLLPAGDLASARRSWIAALAEHQSALREMERVLAADETVLESEVAAAARRAESCALVMSRSEELFDRLASMEAAIDGSGLAAVASELGRLIELLRPRLSDSDGDVPALDGFEEAVTRTALTLEALGRADLPLDRLLSILVAALGVPAWAGSARSGAVEILSPALSSKRYRRVKFVAGFNDGLFPSRSANPLYGLNDLSSGRGERNLHLRNDRIERYWLRKAIASSSRTVVTYPRASREGAPLVPSLWLERMAGVSPAAEAEEEPSKSPTILSRRHLRVEYARAIAGGGRLEVPADLLGEVDPLRLRAGEPPFQWRIEDPGVSSTLVVRSFSYSKLRDYRSCPFRFFLTRALGIEEPAPGSLELTPLERGTAYHAVLRAVGGEAPPGADLREGGGEDLVRGEVERTAARFLADEKVRRMEAVRRRIVSAVASDLLGYLRFEAEDPVRAAVGRRRMAEVPFSLELSRMGELLPRSAESYGDLTFRGRIDRIDLGAPGKKGEIEVVLSDYKSSTSGAEWEQLQLYSLALLALGLPEVPARPGSMRALFRIVRRPGISRVLEVHAGEGRMVRQRSKPDPTFAEVDGELREALDGIFQGREFRRAAEVEGSTGGCWGCPFEVEPCAIAAWMAGEGSR; encoded by the coding sequence TTGAGGAGGCAGATCCTGCGGGGCCCCGCCCTCTCGGGGAAGACGGAGAGGCTGATGGCGGCGATGGCGGAGGCCCACCGGGAGGACCCCACCTCCTACACCTTCATCGCCCCAACCCCGGAGGAGGCGGAGAGCTTCGCCGAGAGGTTCGCCCGGGCGCTGAAGGGGCCCGTCCCCGCCGGAAACTTCGTCACCCTCTCGAAGGTAGCCGAAGACCTCCACCGGCTCGCCCACCCCGGCGAGGTGCTCCTCAGCAGGAGCGTGGTGAACCTCCTCGCCGCCGACGCCTTCTCCGACCTCCCCGCCGATGAGCTGGGGGTCTTCTCCCCCCTCCGATCTTCGGCCACCTTCGCCCGCTCCGCCGCCGAGGCGGCCTGGGACCTCGCCATCCGGGGCGAGGCCGAGATCGCCGACCTCCTCGCCTCCGAGGAGGCGCTAAATCTCGCGAGGGCGGTCCGGAGGGGGGTCGAACGGGTCCGGGGACGGGGGGTCTTCGACCTGGCCGACGCCTACCGCGGATTCGATCCGGCCGGCGCTATGGAGGAACTCCGGAATAGGTACGGGACCCGCCTCTTCGCCGACGGCATAGCCGACCTTCCGGGGGCGGAGATGGGGTTTCTCCTTCGCCTTCTGCCCCTCTTCGAGGAGGCGACGATCACCCTCGACCCCGCCCTCTGGAGCCGGGGAGGGCTGGAGGAGTTCCTCGCCCTTCTGGCCGAAGGGGGGTTCGAGGAGATCGAATGCCGCCCCCGGGACGAGCCCCTATCGAAGGGCCTCGACTCCTTCCTCCTGGATGGACCGCCCCACCCGGCCTCCGACCTCCGGGGCCTCGTCTCCGTCGAAAGCCACCCCGACCCGGAGGCGGAGACCTTCGCCCTATGCCGGGAGGCGAAGAGGCTGATCTCCGAGGGGCTCCGCCCCGAGGATATATCGATCGTCGTCGCCGACCCCGCCACCCGGGGGCGCGAGATCCTCCGGGCCCTTCAGGACGCCGGAGTTCCGGCGAGGCTCCTCGCCGGGGAGAGCCTCCTGGAGAAGAAGACGGTACAGGTTCTCCTCCTCCCCTTCAGGGCGGCGGCCTCGGGATACCCCCCCGAGCTGATCCTCACCCTCCTCGACGGCTCCCTCCCCACCTCACCCCGGGAGCTGGAGGCCCTCGCCTCCGCCGCCGGCCTCCTCCTCCTGCCGGCGGGCGACCTCGCCTCGGCCCGCCGGAGCTGGATCGCCGCCCTGGCGGAGCACCAGTCCGCCCTCCGGGAGATGGAGCGGGTCCTCGCCGCCGACGAGACGGTTCTGGAAAGCGAGGTGGCGGCGGCGGCCCGGCGGGCCGAGTCTTGCGCCCTCGTCATGAGCCGATCCGAGGAGCTCTTCGACCGCCTCGCGTCGATGGAGGCGGCGATCGACGGCTCCGGCCTCGCTGCGGTCGCCTCCGAGCTGGGGCGGCTGATCGAGCTTCTCCGGCCGAGGCTCTCCGACTCCGATGGAGATGTGCCTGCCCTCGATGGGTTTGAGGAGGCGGTGACGAGGACCGCCCTGACCCTGGAGGCCCTCGGCCGGGCCGACCTCCCCCTCGACCGGCTCCTCTCCATCCTGGTGGCGGCCCTCGGGGTCCCGGCCTGGGCCGGATCCGCCCGATCCGGGGCCGTCGAGATCCTCTCCCCCGCCCTCTCCTCGAAAAGGTACCGACGGGTGAAGTTCGTGGCGGGGTTCAACGACGGCCTCTTCCCCAGCCGATCGGCAAACCCCCTCTACGGGCTGAACGACCTCTCCTCCGGGAGGGGAGAGAGAAACCTCCACCTGAGAAACGACCGGATCGAGCGGTACTGGCTCCGGAAGGCGATCGCCTCCTCCTCCCGGACCGTCGTCACCTATCCGAGGGCCTCCCGGGAGGGGGCGCCCCTCGTCCCCTCCCTCTGGCTGGAGAGGATGGCAGGGGTTTCTCCCGCCGCCGAGGCGGAGGAGGAGCCATCGAAATCGCCGACGATCCTGAGCCGGCGCCACCTGAGGGTGGAGTACGCCCGAGCCATCGCGGGGGGCGGCCGCCTGGAGGTCCCGGCGGATCTCCTTGGAGAGGTCGATCCCCTCCGCCTCCGGGCCGGGGAGCCCCCCTTCCAGTGGAGGATCGAGGACCCCGGGGTCTCCTCGACCCTGGTGGTGAGGAGCTTCAGCTACTCGAAGCTCCGGGACTATCGGAGCTGTCCCTTCCGGTTCTTCCTCACCCGCGCCCTGGGGATCGAGGAGCCGGCCCCCGGAAGCCTCGAGCTCACCCCCCTGGAGAGGGGGACCGCCTACCACGCCGTCCTCAGGGCCGTCGGGGGGGAGGCCCCTCCCGGCGCCGACCTTCGGGAGGGGGGAGGAGAGGACCTGGTCCGCGGGGAGGTGGAGAGGACGGCAGCGAGGTTCCTCGCCGACGAGAAGGTCAGGAGGATGGAGGCGGTCCGCCGGAGGATCGTCAGCGCCGTCGCCTCCGACCTCCTCGGCTATCTCAGATTCGAGGCGGAGGATCCGGTCAGGGCCGCCGTCGGCCGACGCCGGATGGCGGAGGTCCCCTTCAGCCTCGAGCTATCGAGGATGGGAGAGCTCCTCCCCCGCTCCGCCGAGAGTTACGGGGACCTCACCTTCCGGGGGAGGATCGACCGGATCGACCTCGGCGCCCCCGGGAAGAAGGGCGAGATCGAAGTCGTCCTCTCCGACTACAAGTCCTCCACCTCCGGCGCCGAGTGGGAGCAGCTCCAGCTCTACTCCCTCGCCCTCCTCGCCCTCGGCCTCCCCGAGGTCCCAGCCCGGCCCGGATCGATGAGGGCCCTATTCCGGATCGTCCGGAGGCCGGGGATCTCCCGGGTCCTGGAGGTCCATGCCGGGGAGGGAAGGATGGTCCGGCAGAGGTCGAAGCCAGACCCCACCTTCGCCGAGGTGGACGGGGAGCTCCGAGAGGCCCTGGACGGGATCTTCCAGGGGAGAGAGTTTCGGCGGGCTGCCGAGGTGGAGGGGTCGACGGGAGGGTGCTGGGGGTGCCCCTTCGAGGTGGAGCCCTGCGCCATCGCCGCCTGGATGGCGGGGGAGGGGTCCCGATGA